The DNA region ATCATGGTTTTTGCTGGAATGTTTTTTTAACTCAAATTCAAAGTCTAGATCCTGTTCTTTTAATGCTTAAATAACATCACTTTTATATCACCTACtccaaaacaaaattcaatataTCAAATCTATTGTATCTtgggctgtgagatggctcagtggttaagagtgctaactgctcttccagaggtcatgagttcggatcccaacaagtacacggtggctcacaaccatctgtaatgagataaaaacaaataaaaacctataggccagagtgagtggggcccggatcaagcaggtgaagggaaggggggaaggtgaaataaaagaaaaaaatctattgtatCTTTCACAAGTTTGAGGAAAACTTCAAGttctattttatcaattttaatagaaaaacaattttaatttcatatggaaatgCAAAAGGCCTAGGATATACCAAACAATTCTGAGTAACAAGAGTACTGAGAGAAGGACATCTATCCCTGATTCCAAGCTATATCGTAGAACTATGTAGATGAAAATAGCCTAGTGTTGACATCAAAACAAACTCATTGGCCATCAGAGTGAGACTGGGGGCCTCACGTAAACCCAAACTCACACAGCCACCTGATGTCTAACAAAGACACTAATGATCCACATTGGAGGAAAGAGCATCTTCAAAGAATGGTTCTGGTCAGACTGGAGAGCTCTATGAAGAAGATTGGAACTGTCCCTGTCTCCCACCTAGCACAAAAGTCAACTCCAAACAAATCAAGAACCTTGACACAAGACCTGATGCCCTGAACGAACAGAGGAGAAAGTACGGAATATGTTTGAACTCAACGGCCCAAGGAAAGCTTTCTGTTCAAGATCCCAATGATGCAGACATTAAGACCATCAAGTagtaaatgagacctcatgaaactaaaaactcCCTATATAACAACTGCATTCCAATGAAgaggaagcctacagaatgggggtgggggatctTTATCTGCCATATATCAGATAGAGgattaatattcagaatatataaagaactcaaaaattaaacacacacacacacacacacacacacacacacacacacacacacacataccctcactAATCAGCCCTAAAGACTCATTCTTGCAGTAGATaggaactaatacagagacctacaactaGAAAATgtacagagactgagagactttggagcaccaACCTGAGTGGGATTTCCACATCAAATCTCCcctctcaaggctcagggacccatagaagaggaggtggaaaggttGTAAGATCTAGAGTAATGGATGAAACAGTGTCCTCGAGTGCACAGAGAACTCAGAGAGACAGCAAGCAGAGCTAAGCAAGACAAAACTCCCACCACTGAAACGGAGGTAAATGCAAAGTCCCATCCCAACCAAGAAACTATTAGCAATTGACATTTGCTGGGAAAACTAGAAATCCGTTTTCTCTAAGTCCCTGACTTTGTCAGCCACACTCCAGGGCATGACCAACACAGAACAAACTTCCAGGGcttttcttaagttttttgtttcatcttgctttgtttgggcatttttgtTGGATTGGTTtcttgcttgttttaatttttgttttgtttgagttggggtttttttgtttttttgtttgtttgtttgtttgtttgtttttgagatagggagagaaaaaaggaacatgaagttgggtgggtagagagTCTGAGAGTATCTTGAAGGAGTTGAGGAAAACATGGTCAAAATatgttacattaaaaaataatttactttcttatttgtgtgtatgagtgttttgcctgaatgtgtgtgtaccatacgtagaggtcagaagagggcatcagatcctctgggactggagcttcagatggttatgagccaccataaaagtgttgggaactgaactccagtcctctgcaagagcaataagtgctcttaatcactgagccaactcactgCCCTGAAAgacatgtttttaattaaaaaaaaaaaaaaaatgaaaaataacccaaaaaaggaaaggaaacaaccCACTTAAAAATAGGACATGAGACTAAACAACAAATTcttaaaagatgaaacacaaatgactgagaaacttTTAAGTGATGCttaacatcctcagtcatcaggcaAGCGCAAGTTAGACTACTCACTGCCCTGCCCCGAGCAAGTTAGACTACACACTGTCCtgccccagtcagaatggctaagactaAAAGGAAAATGATGGCAATCCTAGAGGGGGTGAGAAGGGCGTGTGGAGAGGGAGTGAGAAGGGCGTGTGGGGAGGAGAtgtgggggaggaggtgggaaggagggatgggggaggggtggagaaaggagaatgCTTAGTCATTGTTGGTGGCATACAACTGGTGCTGCCACTCTGGGAACCATCCCAGAAGTTCCTTAGGAAGCTGAAAACAGACTCGCCATGTGATCCAGCTGTTCCGCTCAGACATATATAGACTCAAGGGACTCCTGTGAGAGTTATTTGCTCATctgtgttcattgctgctctgttcaACTTCATTCAGGACATTGAAATAGGTTAGATGTCCATGAACTGATGAGTGGATAATGACAAATGTCATCTACagaatggaatattactcagctgttaagaataaTGGAAGTGTGAAATTCATGGGTAAACAGATGGAACGAAAAACattcattctgagtgaggtagcccagacccagGAAGACAGACACTTTGTGCTTCCTCTCatttgtggatgttagctttgacTCTTTAAGTATGTAATATTTCATCTGAAATATCGTAGATGTCAGGGAATCACTAAGGGGACATGGGAAGGGGCtttcaagagaggagagagaacacactGGTATAAAGGGTTTAACAGGAAGGGATAAACTGGtgtgtgggaggagaggacagggcAGAAGAGGGAAACTTAAAGGAATGTCACCCTAAGACTTTTCAAAAAAAGCACATGGGGACAAGGTACAAGCACCTTACAGTAGTTCAGTCCACGAACACAGAAAGAGATAAAATGCAGTCGTCCTGTAATGTAACTAGAGAACTAATGACTAGACCAGGCCTGGGAAGGAGATACTTTTGTAGTTAGTGCCCAGTAGACCACCAAACATTATAGATGGCTTCCGATGTTCCTGGTTACTGCCCAGAACTTGATGGTTAAGTCTATATTGCTGAGGACACCACATACCTGAGTCATAGGACCGGGAAAAATCAAGCTGGCACTGTCCTAGCAGCTTCATCTTCCTAGCTAGCTTTCATTGTGCTGCCAGAGGGGGAAGTAATCACCAGTCGTACAAAGATGTAAACCTTGTGGGCAACAATAATGATTGGCTTGGCAGGACTTGCTCACTGGCACAATAGTGGCATGGATGTTGTGGAGGTAACTAGTGCCACTTTGATCATGTTTAAGGTCCACTACACAAGATGAAACCTGGCACCACTATTGGCCCAAGAACCTATGACTAAACAGATCACAGACTCTAGAAGAGAATATATTACCATTATTCTactaaatgaacataagtattaAACCAATTCCTCATGATTTATCATTTCATCTATATATTAAGGCACATGTGCTCAACACTTTGGTTTGCaatagatggtgattaacacagagacctatAACTGAACAAGTATAGAGAATAAGAGATTGTAGAATGTTCAGCCCTAACTGGAACATATATACCCTATTCCTACTCCAAAGGTTCAAGGCTCactgtagaagaggaggcagaaagactgtaagagccaaaggttAACAACCATAAGGAAAAATTGGAGGATAGAGCAAGTCCGAGGACCTTGGTCAGACTCAGCAAAAAGAGCACACAGATCTTGATACAGGCTGGACCTGGGGCAAGAGAGATCATCACACTTGTGACTCCTCTCTGGGCCTGGAGGGGAAACGAGGATGGAGGACACAGGGTGAAAATCCAATCCTAACTGGGACTGGACATGTAGCTGGGCTGTGTGTCCAGATAAAGCTGAGTCAGATTCATGAAGAGAGCTGAGTCTGGGCCGGGAGGACTGGAGTGGACTAGCAGCTGTGGCTCGGGGTGAGAGCGGAGTGGACTAGCAGCTGTGGCTCGGAGTGAGAGCGCTGGATCAGCCTCAGCCAGAGGGCGTGGAGATGCTCAGACTAGAGTTGTTCATGTCATTAAGATTATTCCATCACTCATTTTTCCAGCACTCAGCATGCATTTAGTGTTTCCTGTTTGCGTTATTAGTTTTTGTCTGAGGGAGTAGAGTTACAACATTAACTTAGAGATTAGAACGCTCCATTGCGTGCATAAATCTTCTCTTCTGTAGCTTTACAAACATAGAAATTAAGATTGAGCAAGTTTTCTAAAGTTGTTGCATCTGAGAGTGGCTCAGAGGACTCTATGCCCTGAGCCCTGATGCCTGAGCCTAATTTTGAGCAACTTAATGTTTGGTGACTTGTGTCTGTTTCCCACAACCAAGCAAGCTGTTAATTAAACCCAGTGCAGCCTCTCCTGGCAATGACGCTGGCGTCAGGAGACCCACTGAACACCTGTACTGCCAAGAATGAAGCGACTACTTTATGGTCACTATTAGCCGTGACTGCGATGCTTGGCCAATTAATATAAGAGGACGTGAGAAGGTCGGTTGCATGTGTTTTGGCCTGGGTCTCAGACTCCAGACTATGACTCCATATCTCCCTCTAAGTAGACAGTAATAGACTTTAACCCACCTTGTACTTCCTCTTCTAGCAGTTAATGTGATTTCTGTTCCTGGTGCCTCTGTGTCACTGGCCTTCCTAAGggatagaaaaaggaaaagaggagctCATCCATGGATAGCTGACATCTTCCTTCAGCTGACACTAACACTGGGAAACAAGATTAAACATCTACCTCCAGCAACACATAGGTTTTCATATCccaggtaagaaagaaagaaggatgatGGGTCTAACCTAGAGTGGagccaataacaaaaaaaaaagaaaagaaaagaaaagaaagccacatTTAAAGGCTGTAACATTTACAGACGCAGGTTCCAAACAACATTAGTCAGGAATAGTTAACCTTGAAGTGAATTTCTACAAAACTAGGCATATGAATTCCAGACCTGTTCTAAATTAACTTAATTGCTGCTCTGCTTAAATTTACATAGATCTCTTCATTCAATTCTGGTTTAATTCGGCAAATCACTCTATAACATTTTAACTGTGAAAAGTTAAGTAATAAACTTTCTGCAAAGAGAGGTGCTAggaaatatttaggaaaaaattGCACAACTTAACACAGATTTGATAATTCAGTACATGTACAAATAACTGTAGATGAAAAGTGTAAGAAAACCGTGCGTTCTGGAAATACAGACTACAAACAGGCAAGAACACAGGCAGAAATGCATCGGGAAGAGGTAAATGGattataaaatacaagaaaaacttCTGTGCAAAGAGAGAGATCTTCAAGAGTCAGCCAAAAAGAGCAATCCATGCTAATGCTATTAATCCTGCTTTCTGCCCTTACTATCTTCAACCTCCCTTATGATCGGCCCTGGCTGTAACATTTACAGCTCTGGCTTCCTAAAGCCCCTTATGTAAGTGATGGGGATTAGCCAGTGCCATGAAGACTAGTCACCGAGCTTGTCCTACCAATGTTGGTTTTAAACCAATAAAAGTGCAAAAAGTAATGAGCATATTCCTCCCAAAGCTGCCAGCCATCCCACTCCACCCTTTCTCAGTTTTGTatcagttctttgagaatttcatacaatgcgtTTTGATTATGTTCAACTCTTTATCTAGCCTCCACAAACTGTCTCCTCTTCCCAGCCCACACCACTGTCTTTTCTTGAACCCATCAGGTCCACTTCGTGCTCTTGAATGTGTGATCCTCCCTGGAGAGCAGGCCACCCACCACAGGCCACACACTCAGAGAAAACTGACCTCCCTTCTCCCATCACCTATTAGTTGGGAATACCTCCTTAGCTTAGGGTGGTCCTTCATACCCATCTCCCTTCTTCCATCACCTATTAGTTGGGAATACCTCCTTAGCTTACGGTGGTCCTTCatgcccacctcccctctccatgctgaaATTTTGTTTAGACAAGAAGGCAGCATCCTCTCATTGTCCTTGATGAAGGAGCTTATAGAAAGGACAGCTGCTAAAATTTGTTTGGACCCTGGCTCCAGCTCCAGCATGCATTAACTTTCAaggtaaaatgtgtgtgtgtgtgtgtgtgtgtgtgtgtgtgtgtgtgtgtgtgtgtgttgtatagaTCATATAGATGTGCttgtatatgattttaaaataatagagatATATAAAATCCCTATTAACCCCCACTAGCCTTGAGATGCATGAATTGCTCATTTCACcaaaacagttaaaaaatcaGAGTTACAGAATTTACATCAGTACAAGTCAGAGTCAGAAATAAAGCCTAAACCTGTCAGGACTCAAAACGCATCTTACTCCTGTGTTATCTAGCTTTGCATGAGAGTATGCAGAAATTCACTAGCAGGCCTAGAAGTTTAAAAACTGGAGTTAGAATGGAAAATAGATTTACCAAACTCTTAGTCAGTAAATTGCTCTATGTGAGGCTTTGGGCAAGTAACCAGAAAAGGAGGTAGGGGAGGAGAGGCTATCTGTCCCTTTCACAGGTTTGAAGGGTGTTAAgaacaattataaaaacaaaaaaaaatcaaacataagACAGCTCTCCTCCAGAAGCAATGAGAAGCCATCATGCACGCTGGAACTATTTTTCTGCTGGAATTAAAATTATAGCTGCTAAATAGTGTCCAGTTTCATAAATGCTGTACCCAGTTACATAAATGCTGGACCAGGacctgtttatatatttattagtaCTGCATATCTAGTGTCTGAAAATTATTGTAATCACATAGCTTAGTATTTCTCATTACTATTTGATAGCTTCTATTGAGCTCTCTCCTAAGGTAGGCTACATTGCTGAACTCTTTATTATTAACAGTAGTTAAGgtaataattttaattgtttttaaataggatggatacataaatatatttactcTGCCTTTCTCACTTCCTTTGATTCCTATGTACCAGAGCGCAGCAAATGCACTCAAGCTTCAGAATAACTCTAAACAATGTAACTGTAAACCCAGAATCCCTTCCATTCTTTTTCCTAATTTCTAAACTAAGATTTGCCTTTAAGGTTTGAATGGGTAACACCAAGATCATGTGGCACATAAATCCTTAAGATGAATTGATGTTAAGCCATCCTCATGCCCAAGAAGAAATCACTCTGAGGACACTGTGACTCTGGGTTCTCGTAAGAGCCCATCCAGAACTGAGGCCAGCGACGACACAGCAGCCTAGCCTTGCAGAAGAGTTAATAATGATTTGCTGAGAAGCCGTTAAGTCTTTTATGTGATCATAGACACACAGGAAAACTGCATGTATTTGTCAATTTTTATCAACTTCATATCTTTCCCTCAAGGGTACAAAATGTAGTGAAAAAAGCTAGCAGAACAATCCAATACAGATTCAATTCAAAATTAAGAGACTGTCAAGCCAAGCTTTTCATCCAATGCCCATGTGAGTTCTGAGGAAGAAAGAATTCCTTTTACTGGAAATTACCGAAAGGTTTGGTGAGTGTGTGATTTGAATGAAGCCTAACTACAAAGCATCTGTAAATAAGAACATGTGTACGCTAACTTAAACAAGCAGAGGCAAGGATGCATAGCATTCCTCTTTCCTGTCCTGTGGGATACACAACTTCAGAAGAGCACGGTAAGCGGCTCCGGCTTCTCAAATGAAACACTGGGAGATATGTAAAGACTTTGAACCATGCAATAGCcaagaataaaattttatgagGGGATTAATGTTATAATACAGTTTATACATAAGAAGATTAATCTGCCATCAGGGGACAGTGTGGGCACTCAGGGAGGAACTTCAAGGGAGTGGAGGGAAGTGGAAAAAGTTGGCCAGAATCCTCTAGAAAGACTGAGGTTTTCTCTGAGGGACGACAGAACTGAGTTGTAGATAGAATATTCTGTCTtggaataaataagaagaaaacaatgtgCCAAAATTTGTCTTTggagcaaaataaaaatacagaagaaagggTCACCATGATAAGGGTCTGAATGAGATGGTAGAACTTACGGCTCTCTCTACAAAACAACGAGGCAATAAGAATATGTAGGTACTGTatttaaaactaaactaaaacatataataaattttggatttaaaaaaagaatatgtaagtACATATTGTGGAAAAACTAAAATCAGGAATTTAGATTACAGAGAATGAAAAACCAGCAAGTGTTGCAGAAACTGTAGACAAGTGGGGCAATTTAGGCAGCTTGTTGTGTAGCTATGGGAAGATTTCCTCGAGAGAGTGTAGATACCAGTAAAGCCGATGGATGAGTACTGCGGTGCTCGGGATCCAAACTCAAGCCTTTTCAACAGACTGAAGATAAAAGTTCAGTTcaggggagagatggctcagcacactGTCTGCTCTgcctgaggtcctgagtccaactcccagcaaccacagggtggctcaccaccatctatattgggatccagtgccctcttctggcatgcagatagagcactcaaacataaaataaataaatattttaaagtacagtTCCATCAGAAATTTAAGAACTTCGGGGCTGTGTTATCAGAACTACCGTGAAAACAACGTCTGATGTACAACAGCTTGATCTGGAACTTTCATTTCTTGGACAAACAGGAAGGAGGAGTAATGGCAAGTTTAAGGGTAAAGCCAGGGAGCGCATGCTGACAGTGTACGGCTGTCAGTCTCCCGTGCTTCTGTAGGCCATAAGGATTCCTTCCGTGCCCCCTCCCCATCTGCGGCTGATCGCTGATGATAGAGCCTCCATGGAGTGTGTAAATGAAACTGTGGTCAGAGAGTTTGTCTTCCTTGGCTTCTCGTCTCTGGCtgagctgcagctgctgctctttGCTGTCTTCCTGTCCCTCTATTTGTTCACACTGAGCACCAACGCTGTGATTGTTTCTACCATTGTGCTAGACCGAGCCCTCCATAcgcccatgtacttcttcctttctgtcctgtcctgttctgAGACCTGCTACACCTTCGTCATTGTTCCCAAGATGCTTGTTGACTTGCTGGCTCGGAAGAAGAGCATCTCCTTCCTCGGCTGCGCCATCCAAATGTTCACCTTCCTCTTCCTTGGCTGTTCCCACTCCTTCCTGCTGGCAGCCATGGGTTACGATCGCTACGTGGCCATTTGCCACCCTCTGCGCTACACGGTGCTCATGGGACACAGGGTATGTGTGGGGCTAGTAGCTGCCGCGTGTGTCTGTGGCTTCGCTGTGGCACAGACAATCACATCCCTGGTGTTTCGTCTACCCTTCCGCTCTTCCAATCAACTCCACCACTTTTTCTGTGACATCTCTCCTGTGCTCCAGTTGGCATCTCACCACCCCCACTCCACTCAGATCACCATCTTCCTGCTTTGCGCACTGGT from Mastomys coucha isolate ucsf_1 unplaced genomic scaffold, UCSF_Mcou_1 pScaffold22, whole genome shotgun sequence includes:
- the LOC116069681 gene encoding olfactory receptor 10K2-like, whose protein sequence is MECVNETVVREFVFLGFSSLAELQLLLFAVFLSLYLFTLSTNAVIVSTIVLDRALHTPMYFFLSVLSCSETCYTFVIVPKMLVDLLARKKSISFLGCAIQMFTFLFLGCSHSFLLAAMGYDRYVAICHPLRYTVLMGHRVCVGLVAAACVCGFAVAQTITSLVFRLPFRSSNQLHHFFCDISPVLQLASHHPHSTQITIFLLCALVLVIPLLLILVSYIHIISAILQFPSTLGRYKAFSTCASHLIVVIVHYGCASFIYLRPKSGYSSSQDALISVSYTILTPLFNPVIYSLRNKEFKSALHRVIGRTVTLRQC